CTATCGCGAGGCCAAGCATGACGTCATCGCAGCACTGGCTCGCTTCCGTAAGACGAAATCAGAGGAGCTGAGATTTGTTCAAGGAGCAGTCAGTATACACACCCCACCCCTGAACCCTCAAAAATGATCCAGTCTAATATGGCACCTAGGCAGCGCTGTCCGGAGCAGCAGTAATAGGCGTCTTCTCCTGGCCCTCGACAGAAAGAACAGTCTGGATAGCCAAGATGCTCTGGAACTGGAGTttgtttctctctttctttgctCTGATCAGCTCGGCTCACCAACGGCTGCTCCGGCTGCTACCCAAGGACCCGAGTGATGAGCTCAGCGAGGCCGACCTGGCCAGGTGTCTCAGTCTGTTCTTGCAACCTCCTGTCCCGCCTGGGAAAGGGGACAGGATGTTCCAGCGGGGGATCAGCCGCCGTATGGTCTGGTTCTGGCAGTGTCCGACTATGCTTATGAGTTTTTCTTGGGTGTTATTTCTGGTTGGGTATACGCTTCACTTGTTGACACCGGTGTTTGACGCCTCCCTGGCGGAGTTTAATACGGTTGTGAGTTTGTATTTTATGCTCGATCCCCATGGGAGCCGTGTTCTAAGTTACCGACATATAGCCTGCCATCGTTACCGTGTGTGGCTGCACATTTGTGGTTGCcaacttctttttttgtGCCGAGCTGTGTCAGAGGCGCATTTCGAAGGCCAGCCATGGGATTATTGAGACCGGCCCGAATGTATTGCCAGTATAGCGTGTGATACAGCTAGAGATTTCATCACacttgaaggagaagacagCTTTGCACAAGATATGGCAAAGACAGTTAGACAAATATACTCTACAGGCAGGTTAAAGAAGTCACTAATACACCAAATCTATCTACCTTCCCTCACATAACCAACACACACTGACATGATATGATGGAAGCCTTTTTCCAACCCTACATGTGCTTCTCCCTGACATTGACCCTATTCCAATCAGGACTTGTTCAAATCGTCGACAACAATCCCGCCATTCTCTCCCACCACATAGTGACTCTGATTACCGGCCACAGCCGGCGGCATCTCGGCCGCCACTCGGAATCCCCGATAACACGACTACCACTGGGCATAGCCAACGAAGACCCGCACTGCCGGCAATCAATAATTCTCACAGCCAGCTGGCAGTCCGCCTCTGGCACCCGCAAAGGTGTACAACAATCACCCTGCTTGACATATACCGCCCACACCACCGTTATTGACTGAACGAAAGGACCACAATTGTTAGTATCTTTTCATGCCTGGAGGTCAGgcaagggaaagaaagagagtCACTCACA
The sequence above is a segment of the Podospora pseudoanserina strain CBS 124.78 chromosome 5, whole genome shotgun sequence genome. Coding sequences within it:
- a CDS encoding hypothetical protein (EggNog:ENOG503PEYK), with translation METSNYTRDSGPPKNCDTVPRSLFFRIFAFSYSAALRYHTVQPMHCIQLNQNYREAKHDVIAALARFRKTKSEELRFVQGAAALSGAAVIGVFSWPSTERTVWIAKMLWNWSLFLSFFALISSAHQRLLRLLPKDPSDELSEADLARCLSLFLQPPVPPGKGDRMFQRGISRRMVWFWQCPTMLMSFSWVLFLVGYTLHLLTPVFDASLAEFNTVVSLYFMLDPHGSRVLSYRHIACHRYRVWLHICGCQLLFLCRAVSEAHFEGQPWDY